From a region of the Streptomyces sp. NBC_01454 genome:
- a CDS encoding DUF397 domain-containing protein translates to MTLKPSAGDAFELEWFKSSYSHQSDGNECIEVATAPDTIRIRDSKNPLGPQLCVRPGTWADFLAYAAGDR, encoded by the coding sequence ATGACCCTCAAGCCCTCTGCCGGTGACGCTTTTGAGCTGGAGTGGTTCAAGAGCAGCTACAGCCACCAGAGCGACGGCAACGAGTGCATCGAAGTCGCCACCGCCCCCGACACCATCCGCATCCGCGACTCCAAGAATCCCCTCGGCCCGCAGCTGTGCGTCCGGCCGGGTACCTGGGCAGACTTCCTGGCGTACGCCGCCGGAGACCGCTGA